GCCGCTGGCAGCAGATGACCGAGCCGCACTGGCCCAACGTCACCTACCCGCCGATCGACTTTCAGGCGGTGTCGTACTATAGCGCGCCGAAGACGGCCAAGCCGTTAGGCTCGCTGGACGAGCTCGACCCCAAGATCAAGGAGACCTACGACAAGCTCGGCATCCCGCTCCACGAGCAGAAGTTGCTCGCCGGGGTGGCGGTCGACGCCGTCTTCGACTCGGTCTCGGTGGGCACCACCTACAAGGAAGAGCTGAAGAAGCACGGGATCATCTTCTGCTCGTTCGGCGAGGCGGTGCGGGAGCACCCCGACCTGGTCGAGAAGTACCTCGGCTCGGTGGTCCCCTACAGCGACAACTTCTTCGCCGCCCTCAACTCGGCGGTCTTCTCGGACGGGTCGTTCGTGTACATCCCCAAGGGGGTGCGCTGCCCGATGGAGCTGTCGACGTACTTCCGCATCAACGCCGCCGATACGGGGCAGTTCGAGCGCACGCTCATCGTGGCCGAGGAAGGCTCGTACGTCAGCTACCTGGAGGGGTGCACCGCTCCCAAGCGCTCGACCAACCAGCTGCACGCCGCGGTGGTGGAGATCGTCGCCCTCGACAACTCCACGGTGAAGTACTCGACGGTGCAGAACTGGTTCGCCGGCGACGAGGAAGGAAAGGGGGGCATCTACAACTTCGTCACCAAGCGCGGCAAGGCGTACACGAACGCCAAGATCTCGTGGACGCAGGTGGAAACCGGCTCGGCGATCACCTGGAAGTACCCCAGCGTGATCCTGCAGGGTGACAACTCCACCGGCGAGTTCTACTCGGTGGCGGTCGTCAACAACATGCAGCAGGCCGACACGGGGACCAAGATGATCCACATCGGCCGCAACACGAAGTCGAACATCGTCTCCAAGGGGATCTCGGCCGGGAAGGGGCAGAACTCGTACCGCGGCCAGGTGAAGGTGATGCCCAGGGCCGAGAACGCGCGCAACTACACGCAGTGCGACTCGATGCTGATCGGGAATGCCTGCGGCGCGCACACCTTCCCGTACATCGAGGCCCAGAACAACACCGCGACCATCGAGCACGAGGCCAGCACGTCGAAGATCGGCGAGGACCAGATCTTCTACCTCAAGCAGCGCGGGCTCAGCGCCGAGCAGGCGGTGTCGATGATCGTCTCCGGCTTCTGCCGCGAGGTCTTCAAGGAGCTCCCGATGGAGTTCGCCCTCGAGGCGCAGCAGCTGCTGGGGATCACGCTCGAGGGGTCGGTTGGATAGTCGTTGTGCGGCTCGAGCAATTGCCAAGAGCATTCATCACGGAGAACACGGAGGGACGGAGGAGAACAGCGGGTGCGACAAATACGGGGAGGTCCTCCGTGGTCTCCGTGCCCCACCGTGATCGCCCGTGTCATTGAATTTCCTCCGCCCGTCCCCCTCCGTCAGCTCCACGTCACCGCCATTTCCTCATCAGGCATACACACCAATGCTCGTCATCAAGAACCTGCACGCGAACGTCGGCGACAAGGAGATCCTGAAGGGCATCTCCCTGACCGTCAGCGCCGGCGAAGTCCACGCCATCATGGGGCCTAACGGCTCCGGCAAGTCCACGCTGGCCCAGGTCCTGGCCGGCCACCCGGGGTTCGAAGTCACCGGGGGCACCATCGAGTACGAGGGGCAGGACCTCGTGGCGATGGAAGCCGAGGAGCGCGCCCATGCCGGGATCTTCCTCGCCTTCCAGTACCCCATCGAGATCCCCGGCGTCTCCAACGCCTACTTCCTGCGCACCGCCTACAACGAGATCCGCAAGGCGAACGGCCAGGAGGAGGTGGACCCGATGGACTTCCTCGACATCATGACCGAGAAGCTCAAGCTCGTCGAGATGGACGAGGCGATGCTGCAGCGCTCGGTGAACATGGGCTTTTCCGGCGGCGAGAAGAAGCGCAACGAGATCCTGCAGATGGCGGTGCTGGAGCCGAAGCTGGCGATCCTGGACGAGACGGACTCGGGGCTCGACATCGACGCGCTGCGCATCGTGGCCAACGGGGTGAACAAGCTCAAGCGCCCCGACACGGCGACGATCGTGGTGACGCACTACCAGCGCCTCCTGAATTACATCGTCCCCGACTACGTGCACGTGCTGGCCGGCGGGCGCATCGTGAAGTCGGGGGGGAAGGAGCTCGCGCTGGAGCTCGAGGCCAAGGGGTACGACTGGCTCCTCGAGGAGCCGGCGGCGGCGGGGGCGTGACGTGAGCACGGCACTGTACCGCGAGCACTTCGCCACGCTGCCGCCCGAGGGGCCGGCGTGGCTGGCGCCGCTGCGCGCCCGGGCGATGGAGCAGTTGCAAGGCTACGGCTTCCCGACGCCGAAGAACGAGGATTGGCACTTCACCAACCCCGCCCCCATCACCGAGGCTGCGTTCCAGCCCATGCCACCGGCGGCGGGGACGCTGACGGCGGCCGACGTGACGGGGTTCCAGGTGGGGAGCACGGCGTGGCCGGTGGTGACCTTCGTGAACGGGCGCTTCGCCCCGTCGCTCAGCCGCCTCGACGGACTCCCGGCCGGCGTGCGCCTGATGTCGCTCGCCGCGGCGCTGCACGAGGAGCCGACGCTGCTCGAGCGGCACCTGGCGAAGCTGGCGGCCTTCGACAGCCAGGCGTTCGCCTTCACGGCCCTCAACACGGCGATGCTGCGCGACGGCGCGGTGCTGCACGTGGCCCAGGACGTGGTGGCGGAGACGCCGATCCACCTCCTCTTCGTCTCCGACCGCGCCGCCGAGGGTGGCGTGTCGCACCCGCGCAACCTGGTCGTGCTCGACCGCTTCGCGCGCGCGACCATCATCGAGCAGTACGTCTCCACCAGCGACGCACGCTACCTCACGAACAGCGTGACGGAGTGCGTCCTGGACGAGGGGGCAACGCTCAACCACTACAAGCTGCAGCGCGAGGGACGGAAGGCGTTCCACGTGGGGCACACCGAGGTGGTGCAGGGGCGCGACTCGCACTACGTGTCGTTCGCCTTCTCGACCGGGGCGTCGCTGTCGCGCAACAACATCTACACGACGCTCGGCGGCGAGGGGTGCGGGGCCACGCTGAACGGGCTGTACATGCTGGATGGCGACCAGCTGTGCGACACCCAGACGCGCATCGAGCACGCCGAGCCCAACTGCTACTCGCGCGAGATCTACAAGGGGATCCTCGACGGGTCGTCGCACGGGGTGTTCAACGGCAAGGTGTACGTGCGCCCGATCGCGCAGAAGACCGACGGGAAGCAGACCAACAAGACGCTGCTCCTGTCGGACAAGGCGCGCATCGACACCAAGCCG
The window above is part of the Gemmatimonadetes bacterium SCN 70-22 genome. Proteins encoded here:
- a CDS encoding Fe-S cluster assembly protein SufB; the protein is MSSAIDQLVSKEYQYGFSTDIAADTIPPGLNEDVVRLISSKKNEPAFLLEWRLKAFRRWQQMTEPHWPNVTYPPIDFQAVSYYSAPKTAKPLGSLDELDPKIKETYDKLGIPLHEQKLLAGVAVDAVFDSVSVGTTYKEELKKHGIIFCSFGEAVREHPDLVEKYLGSVVPYSDNFFAALNSAVFSDGSFVYIPKGVRCPMELSTYFRINAADTGQFERTLIVAEEGSYVSYLEGCTAPKRSTNQLHAAVVEIVALDNSTVKYSTVQNWFAGDEEGKGGIYNFVTKRGKAYTNAKISWTQVETGSAITWKYPSVILQGDNSTGEFYSVAVVNNMQQADTGTKMIHIGRNTKSNIVSKGISAGKGQNSYRGQVKVMPRAENARNYTQCDSMLIGNACGAHTFPYIEAQNNTATIEHEASTSKIGEDQIFYLKQRGLSAEQAVSMIVSGFCREVFKELPMEFALEAQQLLGITLEGSVG
- a CDS encoding Fe-S cluster assembly protein SufD, whose protein sequence is MSTALYREHFATLPPEGPAWLAPLRARAMEQLQGYGFPTPKNEDWHFTNPAPITEAAFQPMPPAAGTLTAADVTGFQVGSTAWPVVTFVNGRFAPSLSRLDGLPAGVRLMSLAAALHEEPTLLERHLAKLAAFDSQAFAFTALNTAMLRDGAVLHVAQDVVAETPIHLLFVSDRAAEGGVSHPRNLVVLDRFARATIIEQYVSTSDARYLTNSVTECVLDEGATLNHYKLQREGRKAFHVGHTEVVQGRDSHYVSFAFSTGASLSRNNIYTTLGGEGCGATLNGLYMLDGDQLCDTQTRIEHAEPNCYSREIYKGILDGSSHGVFNGKVYVRPIAQKTDGKQTNKTLLLSDKARIDTKPQLEIFADDVKCTHGATVGKLDEIAAFYMKSRGVGAEVTRRLLTYAFAAEVLETIELEELKVELERLTLARYV
- a CDS encoding Fe-S cluster assembly ATPase SufC, whose protein sequence is MLVIKNLHANVGDKEILKGISLTVSAGEVHAIMGPNGSGKSTLAQVLAGHPGFEVTGGTIEYEGQDLVAMEAEERAHAGIFLAFQYPIEIPGVSNAYFLRTAYNEIRKANGQEEVDPMDFLDIMTEKLKLVEMDEAMLQRSVNMGFSGGEKKRNEILQMAVLEPKLAILDETDSGLDIDALRIVANGVNKLKRPDTATIVVTHYQRLLNYIVPDYVHVLAGGRIVKSGGKELALELEAKGYDWLLEEPAAAGA